A single window of Thiomicrorhabdus immobilis DNA harbors:
- a CDS encoding HDOD domain-containing protein: MSYKTQIDVAEQLVRKISAPVLPSVVAQLQTLFAENEIPSASKIKELLIVNPILTAEIVGLANIPALTNSPHIKIKDIDTAILRLGTKYLKNYVMAISVKELLNTSKIAGLSYHSQVIANISMEIARYNKFIRPDEAYLLGLIHDIGAFILAEIDENYGATFVGKQTNHFGLEEDEEARFGTTHSAIGYVLTHGWNLPNYISQTLLLHHSPSLDKVENDKLKNMIALIELAHALAIKHHHGKQENKSNDDICKLSQKILGLSDQEISQIHNKI, translated from the coding sequence ATGTCCTATAAAACTCAAATTGATGTTGCAGAACAACTGGTACGCAAAATTAGCGCACCGGTTCTGCCTTCCGTTGTGGCGCAATTACAAACTTTGTTTGCAGAGAACGAAATCCCTTCTGCAAGCAAGATCAAAGAGTTACTGATTGTTAACCCGATACTCACTGCAGAAATTGTCGGTTTAGCGAACATTCCCGCTTTAACCAATTCTCCACACATCAAAATCAAAGACATTGATACCGCCATTCTTCGCTTAGGCACCAAATACCTTAAGAATTATGTCATGGCGATTTCAGTTAAAGAGCTTTTAAACACCAGTAAAATCGCTGGCTTAAGTTACCACAGCCAAGTCATCGCCAATATTTCCATGGAAATCGCACGTTATAACAAATTTATTCGTCCTGATGAAGCTTATCTATTGGGACTGATTCATGACATCGGGGCATTTATTCTTGCCGAGATAGATGAGAACTACGGTGCGACTTTTGTGGGTAAACAAACCAACCATTTTGGCCTTGAGGAGGATGAAGAGGCTCGATTTGGTACAACCCATTCTGCAATTGGCTATGTGCTTACGCATGGGTGGAACCTTCCGAACTATATCTCACAGACTTTGCTGTTACATCACTCCCCTTCACTGGATAAAGTGGAAAATGACAAACTGAAAAACATGATCGCCTTGATTGAGTTGGCTCATGCCTTGGCCATCAAGCATCATCACGGAAAACAAGAGAACAAATCAAATGATGATATTTGTAAACTCAGCCAAAAGATACTGGGACTGAGCGACCAGGAGATTAGTCAGATACATAACAAAATTTAG
- a CDS encoding 3'(2'),5'-bisphosphate nucleotidase CysQ family protein, with the protein MSNKTLQLKTWLPTVCQIAYDAGQLISTYYHQSQAVDIERKSDGSPVTEADKAADEFICIALKHLTPDIPLVTEESIGNVPFAERQAWSTYWLVDPLDGTKEFIAETGEYSVNIALIHNHHPVMGVVYGTELGDFYFAYQDLDGADSKSVDSIVGKLEGLFPSSLPLDCDWQCQLNKAKPIQVADLPLQQHGEGQPFRVAVSRRHGSRLQRFMGELGHSTTVKMGSALKTCLVAEGKADVYPRFGPTSLWDTGAAQCILEVAGGAVINAAGHSLEYIQTESLLNPFFIAVGDKNHHWPHFPEVM; encoded by the coding sequence ATGTCGAATAAGACTTTACAATTAAAAACTTGGTTGCCCACCGTTTGCCAAATTGCTTATGATGCTGGGCAGTTGATATCGACTTACTATCATCAAAGCCAAGCGGTTGATATTGAACGTAAGTCTGATGGTAGCCCTGTGACTGAAGCGGATAAGGCCGCTGATGAGTTTATCTGTATTGCGCTAAAACATTTAACGCCAGATATCCCTTTGGTCACTGAAGAGAGTATCGGTAATGTCCCTTTTGCAGAACGCCAGGCCTGGTCAACGTATTGGTTGGTGGATCCGTTGGATGGAACCAAGGAGTTCATCGCTGAAACGGGAGAGTACAGTGTCAATATCGCTTTGATTCATAATCACCATCCTGTAATGGGGGTGGTTTATGGAACCGAGTTGGGCGACTTCTATTTTGCCTATCAAGATTTAGATGGTGCCGATTCGAAGTCTGTCGATTCAATCGTGGGTAAGTTGGAGGGGTTATTTCCATCTTCATTACCTTTGGATTGTGATTGGCAATGCCAGCTCAACAAGGCAAAACCCATTCAGGTTGCGGATTTACCGTTGCAGCAGCATGGTGAAGGCCAACCATTTAGAGTGGCGGTAAGTCGTAGGCATGGTAGCCGATTGCAACGTTTTATGGGTGAGCTTGGGCATAGCACTACCGTTAAAATGGGCTCGGCTTTGAAAACCTGTTTGGTGGCGGAAGGTAAGGCGGATGTCTATCCACGTTTTGGGCCCACATCCTTATGGGATACCGGCGCCGCACAATGCATTTTAGAAGTGGCGGGTGGTGCGGTAATCAATGCTGCAGGGCACTCTTTAGAGTATATTCAAACCGAGTCTTTGTTAAACCCATTCTTTATCGCGGTCGGTGATAAAAACCATCATTGGCCTCACTTTCCGGAAGTCATGTAA
- a CDS encoding CobW family GTP-binding protein: protein MFQSIQKQTAVNLITGSLGAGKTTLLKNLIKQKPDNESWAILVNEFGAIGIDGAILEQNKEITVAQIPGGCICCTAQNELKDAIEQLLKVDSFDRLFIEPTGLGEPDILVDLLQSPFFQKRFDVQTVFAVLDASNTSVKEIELYTIIQNLLNMADVVVLNKSDLASEEQLLALQDYCKQLYPPKTAVLSTNHSQIDARHINLTELHSLKANQAQNFALSITQQTISQQNQPNSASPSAHLKSADKTAFDIQSKVELPGLVNRQSQNQLGTISVGWIFNDSVEFDWKVILKQFEKLNDLGCANKPLRAKGVFKVGKPWMLFQWVNEQTSRELIAHRRDSRIEILLPENTEFDFESFEKGLKKSQKT, encoded by the coding sequence ATGTTTCAATCAATTCAAAAACAGACTGCTGTCAACCTCATCACTGGATCATTAGGTGCGGGGAAAACCACCCTGTTGAAAAACCTGATCAAACAAAAACCAGATAATGAAAGCTGGGCAATTTTAGTCAATGAATTTGGTGCGATAGGTATCGATGGTGCCATTTTAGAACAGAACAAAGAAATCACCGTGGCGCAAATCCCAGGAGGCTGTATCTGTTGTACGGCACAAAATGAACTGAAAGATGCCATAGAACAACTATTAAAGGTAGATAGCTTTGACAGATTGTTTATAGAGCCGACAGGCCTAGGTGAGCCGGATATTTTAGTCGACTTGTTACAAAGCCCGTTTTTTCAAAAACGCTTCGATGTACAAACGGTTTTTGCGGTTTTAGATGCTTCGAATACCAGCGTTAAGGAGATAGAACTGTACACCATCATTCAAAACCTCCTTAATATGGCCGATGTGGTTGTACTCAACAAGAGCGACTTGGCATCAGAGGAACAGCTGCTGGCTTTACAAGACTACTGCAAACAACTCTATCCACCCAAAACCGCGGTTTTGTCTACCAATCACTCCCAAATAGACGCTCGCCATATCAATCTGACTGAACTCCACTCCCTAAAAGCGAATCAAGCGCAAAACTTTGCCCTATCGATTACCCAACAAACCATCAGCCAGCAAAACCAACCTAATTCAGCAAGCCCATCAGCGCATCTAAAAAGCGCTGATAAAACAGCATTCGACATTCAATCGAAGGTCGAGTTACCAGGCCTGGTCAATCGACAAAGCCAAAATCAACTCGGCACCATTTCGGTAGGTTGGATATTCAACGACAGTGTCGAATTTGATTGGAAAGTTATCTTAAAGCAGTTTGAAAAACTAAACGATTTAGGCTGCGCGAACAAACCATTACGAGCAAAAGGGGTTTTCAAAGTGGGTAAACCTTGGATGTTATTTCAATGGGTCAATGAGCAAACATCTCGAGAACTCATCGCCCATCGTCGTGATTCAAGAATCGAGATTCTACTACCTGAAAATACCGAGTTCGATTTTGAATCATTTGAAAAAGGATTAAAAAAATCCCAAAAAACGTAA
- the nrdA gene encoding class 1a ribonucleoside-diphosphate reductase subunit alpha, producing the protein MTNQNIQVTKRNGTQEPIDLEKIHRVISWAAEGLENVSVSEVELRSHIQFYDGITTSDIHETIVKSAADLISENAPDYQHLSARLAIFHLRKKAFDRFTPPALFEHINKMVRSGHYDSQILEDFTKADIDELDAYIDHARDLTFSYAAVKQLEGKYLVQNRVTGKIYESPQFIYMLIPMCLFAHYPAETRLQYIKDFYDASSLFKLSLPTPIMSGVRTPTRQFSSCVLIECGDSLDSINATSSSIVKYVSQRAGIGVNVGRIRALGSEIRGGEAYHTGMIPFIKHFQTAVKSCSQGGVRGGAATLFYPIWHLEVESLIVLKNNRGVEENRARHLDYGVQINKMMYQRMIEGGEISLFSPSDVPGLYDAFFEDQVEFERLYKIYEADESIRKKKVKAIDLFTQVAQERAQTGRIYIQNVDHCNTHSPFDPSKAPVHQSNLCLEIALPTKPLNSVEDPNGEIALCTLSAFNLGALENLEELEILSELIVRALDSLLDYQDYPVEAARHSSMGRRTLGVGVTNMAYYLAKNKTKYSDGSANNLMHRTFEAIQFNLLKASNKLAQEQGACSYFADTTYSQGILPIDTYKKELDEVCSEPLHLDWEGLRADIKAHGLRNSTLTALMPCETSSQITNSTNGIEPPRGYVSVKASKDGILKQVVPGFKEHRNDYELLWHIPDNKGYLQLVGIMQKFVDQAISANTNYDPARFNEDKVPIKLVLQDLLYAYKMGLKTLYYHNTRDGADDSQEDDGCAGGACKL; encoded by the coding sequence ATGACTAATCAAAATATTCAAGTAACCAAACGCAATGGAACCCAAGAACCAATCGATTTGGAAAAAATTCATAGAGTCATTTCATGGGCAGCCGAAGGATTAGAGAACGTTTCTGTTTCTGAAGTGGAATTACGCTCTCACATTCAATTCTACGATGGGATCACCACCTCTGACATTCACGAAACGATTGTTAAATCTGCCGCAGACTTAATCTCAGAAAACGCACCTGACTATCAACACTTATCTGCCCGTTTAGCCATTTTCCATTTACGTAAAAAAGCCTTTGACCGTTTTACCCCTCCAGCTTTATTTGAACACATCAATAAAATGGTACGTAGCGGTCATTATGATAGCCAGATTTTGGAAGACTTCACCAAAGCGGATATTGACGAACTCGATGCATACATCGACCACGCACGTGACCTGACATTCAGTTACGCCGCAGTGAAGCAGTTAGAAGGTAAATACCTTGTTCAGAACCGTGTAACCGGCAAAATCTACGAGAGCCCACAGTTCATCTATATGCTGATTCCAATGTGCCTATTCGCACATTACCCTGCTGAGACACGTCTACAGTATATTAAAGACTTCTACGATGCCTCATCACTGTTTAAACTATCTTTACCAACACCAATCATGTCAGGGGTTCGTACCCCAACACGCCAATTCAGCTCTTGTGTGTTAATCGAGTGTGGTGATTCCTTAGACTCAATCAATGCAACCTCTTCGTCCATTGTTAAGTATGTGTCACAACGTGCCGGGATTGGCGTCAATGTAGGTCGTATTCGTGCTTTAGGTAGTGAAATCCGTGGTGGTGAAGCCTATCACACCGGTATGATTCCATTTATCAAACACTTCCAAACAGCGGTTAAGTCTTGCTCGCAAGGTGGGGTTCGTGGTGGCGCGGCAACCCTGTTCTACCCAATCTGGCACTTAGAAGTCGAATCGCTTATAGTGTTGAAAAACAACCGTGGGGTTGAAGAGAACCGTGCCCGTCACCTTGATTATGGTGTACAGATCAACAAGATGATGTATCAACGCATGATTGAAGGTGGTGAAATCAGTCTGTTCAGCCCTTCTGATGTACCAGGCCTGTACGATGCGTTCTTTGAAGACCAGGTTGAGTTTGAACGTCTGTATAAAATTTACGAAGCCGATGAAAGCATCCGTAAGAAGAAAGTTAAAGCGATTGACCTATTCACCCAAGTCGCTCAAGAACGTGCGCAAACCGGCCGAATTTATATCCAGAACGTCGACCACTGCAACACCCACAGCCCGTTCGACCCAAGTAAAGCACCTGTTCACCAATCCAACTTATGTTTAGAGATTGCTTTGCCGACCAAGCCATTAAACTCGGTTGAAGATCCAAATGGTGAAATTGCACTCTGTACCTTATCAGCCTTTAACCTGGGTGCCTTAGAGAACCTGGAAGAGTTGGAAATCCTATCTGAACTGATTGTACGTGCTTTAGACAGCTTGCTTGACTACCAAGACTACCCGGTTGAAGCGGCACGCCACTCAAGCATGGGACGCCGCACTTTAGGTGTAGGTGTGACCAACATGGCATACTACTTGGCTAAAAACAAAACCAAATATTCTGATGGTTCAGCCAATAATTTGATGCACCGTACTTTTGAAGCTATCCAGTTCAACCTGCTTAAAGCCTCTAACAAATTGGCTCAAGAGCAAGGTGCATGTAGTTATTTTGCAGACACGACCTATTCACAAGGTATTCTGCCAATTGATACCTACAAAAAAGAGTTGGATGAAGTATGCAGTGAACCATTACATCTGGATTGGGAAGGTTTACGTGCTGATATCAAGGCTCATGGCTTACGTAACTCAACCTTAACCGCATTAATGCCATGTGAGACTTCATCGCAAATCACCAACTCAACCAACGGTATCGAGCCTCCACGAGGCTATGTTTCAGTTAAAGCATCTAAGGACGGGATTCTAAAACAGGTTGTTCCCGGCTTCAAAGAACACCGTAATGATTACGAATTACTGTGGCACATTCCAGACAACAAAGGTTACCTTCAGCTTGTGGGAATTATGCAGAAGTTTGTTGACCAAGCGATTTCAGCTAACACCAACTACGATCCAGCACGATTTAATGAAGATAAAGTACCGATTAAACTGGTTCTACAAGATTTGCTGTATGCCTACAAAATGGGCTTAAAAACACTGTATTATCATAATACACGTGATGGTGCGGATGATTCGCAAGAAGATGATGGCTGCGCAGGCGGGGCTTGTAAGCTTTAA
- the yrfG gene encoding GMP/IMP nucleotidase, with the protein MTQTTSNHLIDWSKIETVLLDMDGTLLDLHFDWHFWMDVIPQAYAEKNQMTIEQAKELIHSKIHSQTGTLNWYCLDYWSETLNLPIAALKRELRHQIKVHPEVMEFLAFLKKHNKTVVMVTNAHRDSLAIKLEMTEIEPYFDKLISAHDFGMPKEDIAIWSEIQKVIAYNPDKTLLIDDNTHALSTAKEYGIKHLLCATFVSPKLDKIDPKGFEHFSRYSEIMPS; encoded by the coding sequence ATGACACAGACAACCTCAAACCACTTAATTGACTGGTCAAAAATCGAAACCGTGCTACTCGATATGGATGGCACCCTGCTTGATTTGCACTTTGATTGGCATTTTTGGATGGATGTGATTCCGCAAGCTTACGCTGAAAAAAACCAGATGACAATTGAACAAGCCAAGGAACTGATTCACAGCAAGATTCACTCGCAAACCGGCACACTTAATTGGTACTGCCTGGACTACTGGAGCGAAACCTTGAATCTACCTATCGCTGCCTTAAAAAGAGAGTTACGCCATCAGATTAAAGTGCATCCAGAAGTCATGGAATTTTTGGCTTTTTTAAAAAAACACAACAAAACCGTGGTTATGGTGACCAATGCGCACCGTGATAGCTTGGCGATAAAACTGGAAATGACCGAGATTGAACCCTACTTCGATAAATTGATTTCAGCACACGATTTCGGCATGCCAAAAGAAGACATTGCTATCTGGTCAGAAATCCAAAAAGTCATCGCCTATAATCCAGATAAAACCCTGTTGATTGATGACAACACCCATGCGCTTAGCACCGCAAAAGAATATGGCATCAAGCACCTGTTATGCGCCACCTTCGTTAGCCCAAAACTCGATAAAATCGATCCAAAAGGCTTTGAGCACTTCAGTAGATACTCAGAGATTATGCCTTCATAA
- the nudE gene encoding ADP compounds hydrolase NudE — protein sequence MSKKTPTILAENIAAKSRIFTVQKQELEFANGTQVSYERLLGSTDGAVLIIPLLDDDHVLLIREYGAGVGRYELGFPKGKVDPGETWKEASIRESQEEVGHLPQEVRLLDSVSLAAGYMTHYTHIVLATGLSPQEAEGDEPEPLEVIKWHLSDWHKLLAHPEFSEGRAYAALMLLLKERGYI from the coding sequence ATGTCTAAGAAAACGCCTACCATTTTAGCTGAAAATATTGCCGCCAAGTCACGGATTTTTACGGTACAAAAGCAAGAGCTTGAGTTTGCCAATGGCACACAGGTGAGTTATGAGCGCTTATTGGGAAGTACGGATGGTGCGGTATTGATTATTCCGTTATTGGATGATGACCATGTGTTATTAATCCGAGAATATGGTGCGGGCGTAGGTCGTTATGAGTTGGGTTTTCCAAAAGGTAAGGTCGACCCCGGTGAAACTTGGAAAGAGGCGAGTATTCGCGAAAGCCAAGAAGAGGTAGGGCATTTGCCGCAAGAGGTTCGTCTTCTGGATTCTGTCAGTTTGGCGGCGGGTTATATGACCCATTACACGCACATCGTATTGGCGACAGGTTTGTCTCCCCAAGAGGCGGAAGGCGATGAGCCAGAACCCTTAGAGGTCATCAAATGGCATCTCTCCGATTGGCATAAGTTACTTGCGCATCCGGAATTTTCTGAGGGAAGGGCTTACGCCGCATTGATGTTGTTATTGAAAGAACGCGGTTATATTTAG